In Nocardioides dokdonensis FR1436, the following are encoded in one genomic region:
- a CDS encoding DEAD/DEAH box helicase: MTTDELSPSERYAEFRRTREHPVLKDFRDLYSFPLDDFQLRACREIEEGRGVLVAAPTGSGKTIVGEFAIHLALATGRKAFYTTPIKALSNQKYHDLVDRYGSDRVGLLTGDNSVNGEAPIVVMTTEVLRNMLYAGSSTLGGLGFVVMDEVHYLADRSRGAVWEEVIIHLPESVALVSLSATVSNAEEFGEWLETVRGETSTIVEEKRPVPLYQHVMVGRRLLDLFASSDVDAAAGFVKEGAPVNDDLLKIARDDWASSRIKDRRSPRGRSQPGRQGAGKQSGGKQVGNGRRVWIPSRADVVDRLDREGLLPAIVFIFSRVGCDAAVQQCLSAGVRLTSPAERAEIHTYVEGACAHLSAEDLHVLGYHDFLEALTRGVAAHHAGMLPAFKQCVEELYERGLCKVVFATETLALGINMPARTVVIEKLSKWNGETHAAITPGEYTQLTGRAGRRGLDTEGHGVVLWQAGMNPRELAGLASTRTYPLRSSFRPSYNMAVNLVHQFGRHTARELLEQSFAQFQADKAVVGLARQLHKSREALDGYAEAARCHLGDFMEYAALRRRISDVEKGASKARRDDRRAETVESLRHLKPGDVIEVPTGKFAGYAVVIDPGWSPEGPRPFVVTLEKQARRLAMVDFPEPIAALTRLKVSRSFNPRNPQMRRDLAAQLRMRTRDLPPKHLRGTPGAPGRAHAGEPSAWESEVTDLRRQLKAHPCHECPEREDHSRWSERYFKLDRDAATLARRVEQRTNTVARQFDRVCEVLTALGYLSDDGADAVVTDQGRHLMRLYSDMDLVAAESLRLGVWDELTPSELAAALSTLVFEARRPDDATSPRVPGGGAKKAIGAMVRLWGDLDRLEKDHKLDYLRQPDLGFAWIAYRWCEGDDLDDVLGESELAAGDFVRWMKQVLDLAGQVAQAAGDSPVRRSARDAIDAMRRGVVAASGLTEE; this comes from the coding sequence ATGACGACCGACGAGCTGTCCCCGTCGGAGCGGTACGCCGAGTTCCGACGTACCCGCGAGCACCCCGTCCTCAAGGACTTCCGCGACCTCTACTCCTTCCCGCTCGACGACTTCCAGCTCCGGGCGTGCCGTGAGATCGAGGAGGGCCGCGGCGTGCTGGTGGCCGCCCCGACCGGGTCCGGTAAGACCATCGTGGGCGAGTTCGCGATCCACCTCGCGCTCGCCACCGGTCGCAAGGCGTTCTACACGACCCCGATCAAGGCGCTGTCGAACCAGAAGTACCACGACCTCGTGGACCGCTACGGCTCCGACCGGGTCGGCCTCCTGACCGGCGACAACAGCGTCAACGGCGAGGCGCCGATCGTGGTGATGACCACCGAGGTGCTGCGCAACATGCTCTACGCCGGCTCCTCGACCCTGGGTGGTCTCGGCTTCGTGGTGATGGACGAGGTGCACTACCTCGCCGACCGCTCCCGCGGCGCGGTCTGGGAGGAGGTCATCATCCACCTGCCCGAGTCGGTGGCGCTGGTCTCGCTCTCGGCGACGGTCTCGAACGCCGAGGAGTTCGGCGAGTGGCTGGAGACCGTGCGCGGGGAGACCTCCACGATCGTGGAGGAGAAGCGGCCGGTCCCGCTCTACCAGCACGTCATGGTCGGACGCCGTCTGCTCGACCTCTTCGCCTCCTCCGACGTCGACGCCGCGGCCGGCTTCGTCAAGGAGGGAGCCCCGGTCAACGACGACCTGCTCAAGATCGCCCGCGACGACTGGGCATCGTCGCGGATCAAGGACCGCCGCTCCCCGCGGGGACGCTCGCAGCCGGGTCGCCAGGGTGCCGGCAAGCAGTCGGGCGGCAAGCAGGTGGGCAACGGGCGCCGGGTCTGGATCCCCAGCCGCGCCGACGTGGTGGACCGCCTCGACCGCGAGGGTCTGCTGCCGGCGATCGTCTTCATCTTCAGCCGGGTGGGCTGCGACGCCGCGGTGCAGCAGTGCCTGAGCGCCGGTGTCCGCCTGACCAGTCCCGCCGAGCGCGCGGAGATCCACACCTACGTCGAGGGCGCCTGCGCCCACCTCAGCGCCGAGGACCTGCACGTCCTGGGCTACCACGACTTCCTCGAGGCCCTGACCCGCGGCGTCGCCGCCCACCACGCCGGGATGCTCCCGGCGTTCAAGCAGTGCGTCGAGGAGCTCTACGAACGGGGCCTGTGCAAGGTCGTCTTCGCCACCGAGACCCTCGCCCTGGGCATCAACATGCCGGCGCGGACCGTGGTGATCGAGAAGCTCTCGAAGTGGAACGGCGAGACCCACGCCGCGATCACGCCGGGGGAGTACACCCAGCTCACCGGGCGTGCCGGGCGCCGGGGCCTGGACACCGAGGGCCACGGCGTCGTGCTGTGGCAGGCGGGGATGAACCCCCGCGAGCTGGCGGGCCTGGCCTCGACGCGGACCTATCCGCTGCGCTCGTCGTTCCGTCCGTCGTACAACATGGCCGTCAACCTGGTGCACCAGTTCGGCCGGCACACCGCCCGCGAGCTCCTCGAGCAGTCCTTCGCGCAGTTCCAGGCGGACAAGGCCGTGGTCGGCCTGGCTCGGCAGCTGCACAAGAGCCGGGAGGCGCTCGACGGCTACGCCGAGGCCGCCCGGTGCCACCTCGGTGACTTCATGGAGTACGCCGCGCTGCGCCGCAGGATCAGCGACGTCGAGAAGGGCGCCAGCAAGGCGCGCCGCGACGACCGCCGCGCCGAGACCGTCGAGTCGCTGCGCCACCTCAAGCCCGGTGACGTGATCGAGGTGCCGACCGGCAAGTTCGCCGGGTACGCCGTCGTGATCGACCCGGGCTGGTCGCCCGAGGGACCGCGCCCGTTCGTGGTGACGCTCGAGAAGCAGGCACGTCGCCTGGCGATGGTCGACTTCCCGGAGCCGATCGCGGCGCTGACACGCCTGAAGGTGTCGCGCAGCTTCAACCCGCGCAACCCCCAGATGCGTCGCGACCTGGCCGCCCAGCTGCGGATGCGCACCCGCGACCTGCCACCCAAGCACCTGCGCGGCACTCCCGGCGCGCCGGGACGCGCCCACGCCGGCGAGCCCAGCGCGTGGGAGTCGGAGGTCACCGACCTGCGTCGCCAGCTCAAGGCGCACCCCTGCCACGAGTGCCCCGAGCGGGAGGACCACTCGCGGTGGTCCGAGCGGTACTTCAAGCTCGACCGCGACGCCGCCACCCTGGCGCGACGCGTGGAGCAGCGCACCAACACCGTGGCCCGCCAGTTCGACCGGGTCTGCGAGGTGCTCACGGCGCTGGGCTACCTCAGCGACGACGGCGCCGACGCGGTCGTCACCGACCAGGGCCGGCACCTGATGCGCCTGTACTCCGACATGGACCTCGTCGCCGCGGAGTCGCTGCGCCTGGGCGTCTGGGACGAGCTGACCCCCTCCGAGCTGGCCGCTGCCCTCTCGACCCTGGTCTTCGAGGCCCGCCGCCCCGACGACGCCACCTCGCCGCGGGTCCCGGGCGGGGGCGCGAAGAAGGCGATCGGCGCCATGGTGCGGCTGTGGGGTGACCTGGACCGGCTCGAGAAGGACCACAAGCTCGACTACCTGCGCCAGCCCGACCTGGGCTTCGCCTGGATCGCCTACCGTTGGTGCGAGGGCGACGACCTCGACGACGTGCTCGGCGAGAGCGAGCTGGCCGCCGGCGACTTCGTGCGCTGGATGAAGCAGGTCCTCGACCTCGCCGGCCAGGTCGCCCAGGCCGCCGGCGACTCGCCCGTGCGCCGCTCGGCTCGCGACGCCATCGACGCCATGCGGCGCGGGGTCGTGGCGGCCTCGGGGCTCACCGAGGAGTAG
- the tatC gene encoding twin-arginine translocase subunit TatC, whose protein sequence is MPALSGIVKLFIGKPMHPVGADGRMALSDHLRELRARVLKVALTLVVAVAVSLFFFDTLFDLVLGPYNTAREKLGDDVTFPSTSGAGGGLLLYLKLCGFSALVVTSPVWLYQIWAFILPGLHAHERKWSRVFAAIAGPLFLGGIALGYLTLPKGLEILIGFNPEGIVNIVEFSEYLQFFTRTLLVFGIAFEIPVFVVLLNLAGVVSGKSLGKHRPWIIVGIFVFAAVATPSADPFTMTFMAVPMVLLFFVAEIIARFNDRRRAKRKLNAGLSPDEVSPL, encoded by the coding sequence GTGCCAGCGCTCTCCGGGATCGTCAAGCTCTTCATCGGCAAGCCGATGCACCCCGTCGGGGCCGACGGGCGCATGGCGCTCTCCGACCACCTCCGGGAGCTCCGGGCACGGGTCCTGAAGGTCGCGCTGACCCTCGTCGTGGCCGTCGCGGTCTCGCTGTTCTTCTTCGACACGCTCTTCGACCTGGTCCTGGGCCCGTACAACACCGCTCGGGAGAAGCTCGGTGACGACGTCACCTTCCCCTCCACCAGCGGCGCCGGCGGCGGGTTGCTGCTGTACCTGAAGCTCTGCGGATTCAGCGCCCTGGTGGTCACGAGCCCCGTGTGGCTCTACCAGATCTGGGCCTTCATCCTGCCCGGCCTGCACGCTCACGAACGCAAGTGGTCCCGGGTCTTCGCGGCCATCGCAGGTCCGCTCTTCCTCGGTGGCATCGCGCTGGGCTACCTGACCCTGCCGAAGGGCCTGGAGATCCTGATCGGGTTCAACCCCGAGGGCATCGTCAACATCGTGGAGTTCTCCGAGTACCTCCAGTTCTTCACCCGCACGCTGCTGGTCTTCGGGATCGCCTTCGAGATCCCCGTCTTCGTGGTGCTGCTCAACCTCGCCGGGGTCGTGTCCGGCAAGAGCCTGGGCAAGCACCGGCCCTGGATCATCGTCGGCATCTTCGTCTTCGCGGCCGTGGCCACGCCCTCCGCGGACCCGTTCACGATGACCTTCATGGCGGTCCCGATGGTCCTGCTGTTCTTCGTCGCCGAGATCATCGCCCGCTTCAACGACCGTCGCCGCGCCAAGCGCAAGCTCAACGCCGGGCTCTCCCCGGACGAGGTCTCGCCGCTGTGA
- a CDS encoding Sec-independent protein translocase subunit TatA, with protein MTPMIGMPQGVEWLVILAIVIIVFGAAKLPELARGTGQALRIFKSETKGLRDDDDDKATEAKQATVTPDPAPSELPPSRPTQAGTDGVVDPTQPPVDKHHG; from the coding sequence ATGACCCCCATGATCGGAATGCCCCAGGGCGTTGAGTGGCTGGTCATCCTGGCCATCGTCATCATCGTCTTCGGAGCCGCCAAGCTCCCCGAGCTCGCTCGCGGCACCGGACAGGCGCTGCGCATCTTCAAGTCCGAGACCAAGGGTCTGCGCGACGACGACGATGACAAGGCCACCGAGGCCAAGCAGGCCACCGTGACCCCCGACCCGGCCCCCTCCGAGCTGCCCCCGTCCCGCCCGACCCAGGCCGGCACCGACGGCGTCGTGGACCCCACCCAGCCGCCGGTCGACAAGCACCACGGCTGA
- a CDS encoding helix-turn-helix transcriptional regulator, with protein MNDDTGAATRQAASGAKDQVARLLTLVPYLHAREAVRLDEAADALGVAPQQLLKDLKVLLMCGLPGGYPDDLIDVDLDALEPGGDGVIRVSNADYLARPLRLTPTEASAVIVALRALRNGAGADTRTVVDRALAKLEAAAAEAGAARIDPGLGGADVDTAILARRLQEAAEAHRQVRLTYFVPARDEESARVVDPRGVVTGQGYSYLDAFCHSADAPRLFRLDRISAAEVLDSPVSTEPEPPRDLSEGLFAGSSETTVTTLLLAPAARWVVDYYPVERVRPTGEGPHADWEVDLVVADERWLTRLLLRLAPHAQVVVPHEFTDTFLAEATRTLGLYEHLT; from the coding sequence ATGAACGACGACACCGGCGCGGCGACGCGCCAGGCCGCCTCGGGCGCCAAGGACCAGGTCGCCCGGCTGCTGACCCTGGTGCCCTACCTGCACGCCCGCGAGGCGGTGCGCCTCGACGAGGCCGCTGACGCGCTCGGGGTCGCCCCGCAGCAGCTGCTCAAGGACCTCAAGGTCCTGCTGATGTGCGGACTGCCCGGCGGCTACCCCGACGACCTGATCGACGTCGACCTCGACGCCCTCGAGCCCGGCGGGGACGGGGTGATCCGGGTCTCCAACGCGGACTACCTGGCCCGCCCCCTGCGGCTGACCCCGACCGAGGCCAGCGCGGTGATCGTGGCGCTGCGCGCCCTGCGCAACGGCGCCGGCGCGGACACCCGCACCGTGGTCGACCGCGCGCTGGCCAAGCTCGAGGCCGCGGCCGCCGAAGCCGGTGCGGCCCGCATCGACCCCGGCCTGGGCGGTGCCGACGTGGACACCGCGATCCTGGCCCGTCGCCTCCAGGAGGCAGCCGAGGCCCACCGCCAGGTGCGGTTGACCTACTTCGTGCCCGCCCGCGACGAGGAGTCCGCGCGGGTGGTCGACCCCCGCGGTGTCGTCACCGGCCAGGGCTACAGCTACCTCGACGCGTTCTGCCACAGCGCCGACGCCCCACGGCTCTTCCGGCTCGACCGGATCAGCGCCGCCGAGGTCCTCGACAGCCCGGTCAGCACCGAGCCCGAGCCGCCCCGCGACCTCTCCGAGGGTCTGTTCGCCGGCTCCTCGGAGACCACCGTGACCACGTTGCTCCTCGCGCCGGCGGCCCGGTGGGTCGTCGACTACTACCCGGTCGAGCGGGTGCGTCCGACGGGGGAGGGTCCGCACGCCGACTGGGAGGTCGACCTCGTCGTGGCCGACGAGCGCTGGCTGACCCGCCTCCTGCTCCGGCTCGCGCCGCACGCCCAGGTCGTCGTACCCCACGAGTTCACCGACACGTTCCTCGCCGAGGCAACCCGGACGCTCGGTCTCTACGAACACCTCACGTAA
- a CDS encoding helix-turn-helix transcriptional regulator, with amino-acid sequence MAAVRKSERLMNLLIMLLVQRHFVAKQRIRSILYPGSSDEAFEKMFERDKEELRSLGVPIEVGNIDAYFDDEPGYRIQPDQFGLPPIALEADEAAVIGLATRVWQHARLAEATTDAVRKLTASGVEVDVSALDIVEPRLSADEPSFDVFWEATQDRTEVAFEYRTASSTEVATRHLQPWGVARHSGRWYVVGLDTDRGEERVFRLSRVQGEARKQGAAAAYDVPPGTDLQALTRRLAPEPAPEAATLLVRRGAGHLLRRGADSVETDVVGPDDATLWDRVVLTRSGLGLADEVLGHGSAVLVEEPLALRAEVLARLRAATGAPHDPTSSTGAQR; translated from the coding sequence ATGGCAGCGGTCCGCAAGAGCGAGCGGTTGATGAACCTGCTCATCATGCTGCTGGTCCAGCGGCACTTCGTGGCCAAGCAGCGGATCCGCTCGATCCTCTACCCGGGCTCCTCCGACGAGGCGTTCGAGAAGATGTTCGAACGGGACAAGGAGGAGCTGCGCAGCCTCGGGGTCCCCATCGAGGTCGGCAACATCGACGCCTACTTCGACGACGAACCGGGCTACCGGATCCAGCCCGACCAGTTCGGCCTGCCCCCGATCGCGCTCGAGGCCGACGAGGCGGCCGTGATCGGCCTGGCCACCCGGGTCTGGCAGCACGCCCGGCTCGCCGAGGCGACCACCGACGCGGTGCGCAAGCTCACCGCCTCGGGCGTGGAGGTCGACGTCTCGGCCCTCGACATCGTGGAGCCGCGCCTCAGCGCCGACGAGCCGTCCTTCGACGTGTTCTGGGAGGCCACCCAGGACCGCACCGAGGTCGCCTTCGAGTACCGCACCGCCAGCAGCACCGAGGTCGCCACTCGTCACCTCCAGCCCTGGGGCGTGGCCCGCCACTCCGGACGCTGGTACGTCGTGGGGCTGGACACCGACCGCGGTGAGGAGCGCGTCTTCCGGCTCTCGCGCGTCCAGGGCGAGGCCCGCAAGCAGGGGGCCGCGGCGGCGTACGACGTCCCGCCCGGCACCGACCTGCAGGCCCTGACCCGACGCCTGGCCCCCGAGCCCGCCCCCGAGGCCGCCACGCTGCTGGTGCGGCGCGGCGCCGGCCACCTGCTGCGTCGCGGCGCGGACAGCGTCGAGACCGATGTGGTCGGCCCCGACGACGCCACGCTGTGGGACCGGGTGGTGCTGACCCGCAGCGGCCTCGGGCTCGCCGACGAGGTGCTCGGGCACGGCAGCGCCGTGCTCGTCGAGGAGCCGCTGGCGCTGCGCGCCGAGGTCCTCGCCCGGTTGCGAGCAGCCACCGGCGCCCCGCACGACCCGACCAGCTCGACGGGAGCGCAGCGATGA
- a CDS encoding FKBP-type peptidyl-prolyl cis-trans isomerase: protein MLRRPGRPLALLVPALLIPALAACGSDGSDNEQSVISAVEVTGEAGEQPEVSWNEQVTQTGDLETEVLREGEGVDITEDSAVLVQYVLSNGYTRKTAISTYADDAPEVLDLDAEELPDIFAEALVGEQVGARVAVGFESSELFGEVGNPALDVNNKDALLLVIDVLGPMPVDVPQAEEGEGIAPDLVLDEDGVPQSMLFKGIPKPTGELQVETVVEGGGPVVRKGDTVMVDYIGSVYAKPKPFDTSFDSAPAAFPLRPASQGGVISGWVQGLSGQTVGSRVWLAVPPELGYGPEGNEGAKIKGTDTLYFLIEILGVAPRTAAADEADKAAKKAAADAQAEVTEGQSETPSPAVSEAPSDQESPAEQ, encoded by the coding sequence GTGTTGCGACGCCCCGGACGGCCGCTGGCCCTCCTCGTTCCCGCCCTGCTGATCCCGGCCCTGGCCGCGTGCGGCTCCGACGGCTCCGACAACGAGCAGAGCGTCATCTCCGCGGTGGAGGTCACCGGCGAGGCCGGTGAGCAGCCGGAGGTCAGCTGGAACGAGCAGGTCACCCAGACCGGCGACCTCGAGACCGAGGTGCTGCGTGAGGGGGAGGGCGTCGACATCACCGAGGACAGCGCGGTGCTCGTGCAGTACGTGCTGAGCAACGGCTACACCAGGAAGACCGCGATCAGCACCTACGCCGACGACGCCCCCGAGGTGCTCGACCTGGATGCTGAGGAGCTGCCCGACATCTTCGCGGAGGCGCTGGTCGGCGAGCAGGTCGGCGCGCGCGTCGCCGTCGGCTTCGAGTCCTCCGAGCTCTTCGGCGAGGTCGGCAACCCGGCCCTCGACGTCAACAACAAGGACGCCCTGCTGCTGGTCATCGACGTCCTGGGTCCGATGCCCGTCGACGTGCCCCAGGCCGAGGAGGGCGAGGGCATCGCCCCCGACCTGGTCCTCGACGAGGACGGCGTCCCGCAGTCGATGCTCTTCAAGGGCATCCCCAAGCCCACCGGTGAGCTCCAGGTCGAGACGGTCGTCGAGGGCGGCGGCCCCGTGGTCCGCAAGGGCGACACGGTGATGGTCGACTACATCGGCTCGGTCTACGCCAAGCCCAAGCCGTTCGACACCAGCTTCGACAGCGCGCCCGCGGCCTTCCCGCTGCGCCCCGCGTCGCAGGGGGGCGTCATCTCGGGCTGGGTCCAGGGCCTCTCGGGCCAGACGGTCGGCAGCCGCGTGTGGCTGGCGGTCCCGCCCGAGCTCGGCTATGGCCCCGAGGGCAACGAGGGCGCCAAGATCAAGGGCACCGACACGCTCTACTTCCTCATCGAGATCCTGGGCGTGGCGCCGCGCACCGCCGCGGCCGACGAGGCCGACAAGGCAGCGAAGAAGGCTGCCGCCGACGCTCAGGCCGAGGTCACCGAGGGCCAGTCGGAGACCCCGAGCCCGGCGGTCTCCGAGGCACCCAGCGATCAGGAGAGCCCCGCCGAGCAGTGA
- the pafA gene encoding Pup--protein ligase, producing the protein MDRRIFGIENEYGVTCTFQGQRRLSPDEVARYLFRKVVSWGRSSNVFLRNGARLYLDVGSHPEYATPECDDITELVTHDKAGERVLEGLLLDAEQRLHDEGIAGEIYLFKNNTDSAGNSYGCHENYLVGRAGEFSRLADILIPFLVTRQIIVGAGKVTQTPRGASYSVSQRAEHIWEGVSSATTRSRPIINTRDEPHADAEKYRRLHVIVGDSNMSETTTMLKVASCDLVLRMIEEGVVMRDLTMENPIRAIREISHDPTGRRKVRLANGREASALDIQSEYLSRARDFVDRRQISTPVIEQTLDLWERTLKAVESDDLGLVDREIDWVIKWKLIEAYRAKHGLPMSHARVAQLDLAYHDIHRGRGLYYLLQKRGQVARVTTDLKIFEAKSVPPQTTRARLRGEFIRRAQERRRDFTVDWVHLKLNDQAQRTVLCKDPFKAYDERVQRLIDGM; encoded by the coding sequence ATGGACCGCCGGATCTTCGGGATCGAGAACGAGTACGGCGTCACCTGCACGTTCCAGGGTCAACGACGACTCAGCCCGGACGAGGTGGCGCGCTACCTGTTTCGCAAGGTCGTCAGCTGGGGCCGCAGCAGCAACGTCTTCCTGCGCAACGGTGCCCGGCTCTACCTGGACGTCGGCAGCCACCCGGAGTACGCGACGCCGGAGTGCGACGACATCACCGAGCTCGTCACCCACGACAAGGCGGGGGAGCGGGTGCTCGAGGGCCTGCTGCTCGACGCGGAGCAGCGCCTGCACGACGAGGGCATCGCCGGCGAGATCTACCTGTTCAAGAACAACACCGACTCTGCCGGCAACTCCTACGGCTGCCACGAGAACTACCTGGTGGGCCGCGCCGGCGAGTTCTCCCGCCTCGCCGACATTCTGATCCCGTTCCTGGTCACCCGCCAGATCATCGTCGGCGCCGGCAAGGTCACCCAGACACCTCGCGGGGCGTCGTACTCGGTCTCGCAGCGTGCCGAGCACATCTGGGAGGGGGTCTCCAGCGCCACGACCCGGTCGCGGCCCATCATCAACACCCGCGACGAGCCGCACGCCGACGCCGAGAAGTACCGGCGCCTGCACGTCATCGTCGGCGACTCCAACATGTCCGAGACCACCACGATGCTCAAGGTCGCCAGCTGCGACCTGGTGCTGCGGATGATCGAGGAGGGGGTCGTGATGCGCGACCTCACGATGGAGAACCCGATCCGGGCGATCCGGGAGATCTCGCACGACCCCACCGGGCGGCGCAAGGTGAGGCTGGCGAACGGTCGGGAGGCCAGCGCGCTGGACATCCAGTCGGAGTACCTGTCCCGGGCGCGCGACTTCGTCGACCGCCGCCAGATCAGCACCCCGGTCATCGAGCAGACCCTCGACCTGTGGGAGCGCACGTTGAAGGCCGTCGAGTCCGACGACCTGGGTCTGGTGGACCGCGAGATCGACTGGGTCATCAAGTGGAAGCTGATCGAGGCCTACCGCGCCAAGCACGGTCTGCCGATGAGCCACGCCCGTGTCGCCCAGCTCGATCTGGCCTACCACGACATCCACCGCGGTCGCGGGTTGTACTACCTGCTCCAGAAGCGTGGCCAGGTCGCCCGGGTCACCACCGACCTGAAGATCTTCGAGGCGAAGTCGGTGCCACCGCAGACCACCCGGGCCCGGCTGCGCGGCGAGTTCATCCGACGCGCACAGGAGCGCCGTCGCGACTTCACCGTCGACTGGGTGCACCTGAAGCTCAACGACCAGGCGCAGCGCACGGTGCTGTGCAAGGACCCGTTCAAGGCCTACGACGAACGAGTGCAGCGACTCATCGACGGCATGTGA
- the prcA gene encoding proteasome subunit alpha has product MSAPFYVSPEQLMKDRADFARKGIARGRSVVAVQYADGILFASQNPSQALHKVSEIYDRIAFAAVGRYNEFENLRIAGVRLADMRGYAYDRRDVTGRSLANAYAQTLGTIFSSGGEKPYEVELFVAEIGASAAEDQLYRLTYDGQVADEHQFAVMGGAAEAVAGYLEEHYRPGNDLDGALALAVAALGHSDSEDRRIAADDLEVAVLDRTRTQPRKFSRLSPLRIQAVLEHAGTAVPDADPGPDAVAPPGTDGTGSPGAAGEPPVAP; this is encoded by the coding sequence ATGAGTGCCCCCTTCTACGTCTCGCCCGAGCAGCTGATGAAGGACCGAGCCGACTTCGCCCGCAAGGGCATCGCCCGCGGTCGGTCGGTGGTGGCGGTGCAGTACGCCGACGGCATCCTCTTCGCCTCCCAGAACCCCTCCCAGGCCCTGCACAAGGTCTCGGAGATCTATGACCGGATCGCCTTCGCCGCGGTGGGGCGCTACAACGAGTTCGAGAACCTGCGCATCGCCGGGGTGCGCCTCGCCGACATGCGCGGCTACGCCTACGACCGGCGCGACGTGACCGGGCGCAGCCTGGCGAACGCCTACGCCCAGACCCTCGGCACCATCTTCTCCAGCGGCGGTGAGAAGCCCTACGAGGTGGAGCTGTTCGTCGCCGAGATCGGGGCCAGCGCCGCCGAGGACCAGCTCTACCGCCTCACCTACGACGGCCAGGTCGCCGACGAGCACCAGTTCGCCGTGATGGGCGGTGCCGCCGAGGCGGTGGCCGGCTACCTCGAGGAGCACTACCGCCCCGGCAACGACCTCGACGGCGCTCTCGCCCTCGCCGTGGCTGCTCTGGGGCACAGCGACAGCGAGGACCGCCGCATCGCCGCCGACGACCTCGAGGTCGCGGTCCTGGACCGGACCCGCACCCAGCCCCGCAAGTTCAGCCGGCTGAGTCCGCTGCGGATCCAGGCCGTCCTCGAGCACGCCGGGACCGCCGTCCCCGACGCTGACCCGGGTCCCGACGCCGTTGCGCCACCCGGCACCGACGGCACCGGGTCGCCGGGTGCGGCAGGCGAGCCTCCCGTCGCCCCCTGA
- the prcB gene encoding proteasome subunit beta, with product MADPRLPAAYLQPGTSSFADFLASQSPDLLPGRRTLPPGQATDLAPHGTTIVAATFPGGVLLAGDRRATMGNIIASRDIEKVFPTDEFSAAGIAGTAGLAVELVRLFQVELEHYEKIEGTRLSLDGKANRLSALIRGNLGMAMQGLGVVPLFVGYDVDTAGGRIFSYDVTGGRYEETGYHSVGSGSLFARGALKKLYRPDLDENQAVTLAIQALYDAADDDSATGGPDVARRIFPMVHVITAEGGRTIDEDRVAEVSERVIAGRMGRPDGPHAPLDGGA from the coding sequence GTGGCGGACCCCCGTCTGCCGGCCGCCTACCTGCAGCCCGGCACCTCCTCCTTCGCCGACTTCCTGGCCTCCCAGTCACCCGACCTGCTGCCGGGGCGGCGTACGTTGCCGCCCGGTCAGGCCACCGACCTGGCCCCGCACGGCACCACGATCGTGGCCGCCACGTTCCCCGGGGGCGTCCTGCTCGCTGGTGACCGGCGCGCCACCATGGGCAACATCATCGCCTCGCGCGACATCGAGAAGGTCTTCCCCACCGACGAGTTCTCCGCCGCGGGCATCGCCGGCACCGCGGGGCTCGCGGTCGAGCTGGTGCGCCTCTTCCAGGTCGAGCTGGAGCACTACGAGAAGATCGAGGGCACCCGCCTCTCCCTGGACGGCAAGGCCAACCGGCTCTCGGCGCTGATCCGCGGCAACCTCGGGATGGCGATGCAGGGCCTGGGCGTGGTGCCGCTGTTCGTGGGCTACGACGTGGACACCGCCGGCGGGCGCATCTTCAGCTACGACGTCACCGGCGGTCGCTACGAGGAGACCGGCTACCACTCGGTCGGCTCCGGGTCCCTCTTCGCGCGCGGGGCCCTGAAGAAGCTCTACCGGCCCGACCTCGACGAGAACCAGGCCGTGACACTGGCCATCCAGGCGCTGTACGACGCCGCCGACGACGACTCCGCGACCGGCGGGCCCGACGTGGCGCGCCGGATCTTCCCGATGGTCCACGTCATCACCGCCGAGGGCGGGCGCACCATCGACGAGGACCGGGTCGCGGAGGTCTCCGAGCGCGTCATCGCCGGGCGGATGGGCAGACCCGACGGACCCCACGCCCCCCTGGATGGAGGTGCCTGA
- a CDS encoding ubiquitin-like protein Pup — MAQEQKQPRKSTENEEAVETAPETDVAERKEALDSDIDDILDEIDEVLESNAEDFVKSFIQKGGQ, encoded by the coding sequence ATGGCCCAGGAGCAGAAGCAGCCCCGCAAGTCGACGGAGAACGAGGAGGCGGTCGAGACCGCCCCGGAGACCGACGTCGCTGAGCGCAAGGAGGCGCTCGACAGCGACATCGACGACATCCTCGACGAGATCGACGAGGTGCTGGAGTCCAACGCCGAGGACTTCGTGAAGTCGTTCATCCAGAAGGGCGGCCAGTGA